One Gossypium hirsutum isolate 1008001.06 chromosome A11, Gossypium_hirsutum_v2.1, whole genome shotgun sequence genomic window carries:
- the LOC121209353 gene encoding homeobox protein knotted-1-like 1 isoform X2: MEDIYRLDDTVIACSNDVVRVNDFAAAVTTDFLSTPVDDHHLLQFDHQETDTGVTGSSAMSDLIKTQIATHPLYPNLVSAYIECQKVGAPPELASLLEEIGRESHTISGCGEIGADPELDEFMESYCEVLHRYKEELSKPFDEATTFLTNIESQLSDLCKGALTMDYRTGAESSDEELSGGELVEACESQEWHGGRRSQDIKGMLMRKYSGYLSSLRKEFLKKRKNGKLPKDARLTLLDWWNNHYRWPYPTEEEKLKLSQMTGLDQKQINNWFINQRKRHWKPSEDMKFALMEDVAGSIRGGPPYFDTGAGTGTADDI; this comes from the exons ATGGAGGACATATACAGGCTTGATGATACAGTAATCGCGTGTTCAAACGATGTTGTAAGGGTTAATGACTTTGCTGCAGCCGTTACCACTGATTTTCTCAGTACACCAGTTGATGATCATCATTTACTTCAATTTGATCATCAAGAAACTGATACAGGTGTTACTGGATCATCAGCTATGTCTGATCTGATCAAGACCCAGATCGCCACTCACCCTCTTTATCCCAACCTAGTATCTGCTTACATAGAATGCCAAAAG GTTGGAGCACCGCCTGAACTGGCCTCACTGCTTGAAGAAATTGGCCGAGAGAGCCATACTATAAGTGGTTGCGGTGAGATAGGAGCTGATCCAGAACTTGATGAGTTCATG GAATCATATTGTGAGGTTCTTCATAGATACAAAGAGGAACTGTCCAAGCCGTTCGATGAAGCGACGACGTTCTTGACCAACATTGAATCACAGTTAAGTGATCTCTGCAAAGGAGCACTGACCATGGATTATCGCACTG GTGCTGAGTCTTCGGACGAAGAGTTAAGTGGCGGGGAGCTGGTGGAAGCTTGTGAAAGTCAAGAATGGCACGGCGGGCGTCGAAGCCAGGACATCAAAGGAATGCTGATGCGCAAATATAGTGGCTACCTCAGCAGTTTAAGAAAAGAATTcttgaagaaaagaaagaatggCAAGCTACCAAAAGATGCGAGGCTCACACTGCTAGATTGGTGGAACAACCATTATAGGTGGCCATATCCTACG GAGGAAGAGAAGCTGAAATTATCACAGATGACAGGACTAGACCAGAAGCAAATCAACAACTGGTTCATCAACCAGAGGAAGCGCCACTGGAAACCGTCGGAAGATATGAAATTCGCTCTAATGGAGGATGTTGCCGGAAGTATCAGAGGAGGACCTCCGTACTTTGATACCGGAGCTGGAACCGGAACTGCTGATGATATTTGA
- the LOC121209352 gene encoding nicotianamine synthase, whose amino-acid sequence MVCEKDPLVQKITDLYDQISTLDSLKPSKDVNMLFTQLVLTCMPPTHIDVTKLCKKVQQMRSKLIRLCGEAEGLLETHFSTILASYDNPLHHLNIFPYYTNYLKLSQLEFNILTKHCSNVPNKVAFLGSGPLPLTSIVLASFYLKTTSFHNYDIDPSANSKALRLVSSDPDLSRRMFFHTTDIMDVTNGLKEYDVVFLAALVGMDKDEKVRVVEHLAKYMNPGAVLMLRSAHGARGFLYPVVDPFDLRGFQVLSIFHPTDEVINSVIIARKFPMPKHCSAEHPVGPVKLPNKCFDIDMFNPLLNHVNLMEELDIEDQLS is encoded by the coding sequence ATGGTCTGCGAGAAAGATCCCTTGGTACAAAAAATCACCGACTTATATGACCAAATCTCAACCCTCGACAGTCTCAAACCCTCCAAAGATGTCAACATGCTCTTCACCCAACTCGTCCTCACATGCATGCCACCCACCCATATCGATGTCACCAAGCTTTGCAAAAAGGTTCAACAGATGAGGTCCAAATTGATTCGGCTATGTGGTGAAGCCGAGGGACTATTAGAAACCCATTTCTCCACCATCTTAGCATCCTATGATAACCCACTTCACCATCTCAATATTTTCCCTTACTACACAAACTACCTTAAACTCAGCCAACTCGAATTCAATATCCTCACCAAACACTGCTCAAATGTGCCTAACAAAGTTGCCTTCCTTGGCTCTGGTCCCCTTCCCCTCACTTCGATCGTGTTAGCTTCTTTCTACCTTAAAACCACCTCGTTCCACAACTACGATATCGACCCTTCGGCTAATTCGAAAGCTCTTCGATTAGTCTCGTCGGATCCCGATTTGTCTCGACGGATGTTCTTTCATACCACAGACATAATGGATGTCACGAATGGTTTGAAAGAGTACGATGTCGTTTTCTTAGCAGCTCTTGTTGGGATGGACAAAGACGAAAAAGTCCGAGTCGTTGAACATCTGGCTAAGTACATGAACCCTGGGGCTGTTTTGATGTTGAGAAGTGCTCATGGAGCTAGGGGTTTCCTTTATCCGGTTGTTGATCCTTTTGACTTACGAGGATTCCAAGTCCTCTCTATATTCCATCCTACCGATGAAGTCATTAACTCCGTGATCATTGCACGTAAATTCCCAATGCCTAAACACTGCTCTGCTGAGCATCCTGTGGGGCCGGTGAAACTTCCCAACAAGTGTTTCGACATTGACATGTTTAATCCCCTCTTAAACCATGTGAACCTGATGGAAGAACTTGATATTGAGGACCAACTCTCGTGA
- the LOC121209353 gene encoding homeobox protein knotted-1-like 1 isoform X1 produces the protein MEDIYRLDDTVIACSNDVVRVNDFAAAVTTDFLSTPVDDHHLLQFDHQETDTGVTGSSAMSDLIKTQIATHPLYPNLVSAYIECQKVGAPPELASLLEEIGRESHTISGCGEIGADPELDEFMESYCEVLHRYKEELSKPFDEATTFLTNIESQLSDLCKGALTMDYRTDEGAESSDEELSGGELVEACESQEWHGGRRSQDIKGMLMRKYSGYLSSLRKEFLKKRKNGKLPKDARLTLLDWWNNHYRWPYPTEEEKLKLSQMTGLDQKQINNWFINQRKRHWKPSEDMKFALMEDVAGSIRGGPPYFDTGAGTGTADDI, from the exons ATGGAGGACATATACAGGCTTGATGATACAGTAATCGCGTGTTCAAACGATGTTGTAAGGGTTAATGACTTTGCTGCAGCCGTTACCACTGATTTTCTCAGTACACCAGTTGATGATCATCATTTACTTCAATTTGATCATCAAGAAACTGATACAGGTGTTACTGGATCATCAGCTATGTCTGATCTGATCAAGACCCAGATCGCCACTCACCCTCTTTATCCCAACCTAGTATCTGCTTACATAGAATGCCAAAAG GTTGGAGCACCGCCTGAACTGGCCTCACTGCTTGAAGAAATTGGCCGAGAGAGCCATACTATAAGTGGTTGCGGTGAGATAGGAGCTGATCCAGAACTTGATGAGTTCATG GAATCATATTGTGAGGTTCTTCATAGATACAAAGAGGAACTGTCCAAGCCGTTCGATGAAGCGACGACGTTCTTGACCAACATTGAATCACAGTTAAGTGATCTCTGCAAAGGAGCACTGACCATGGATTATCGCACTG ATGAAGGTGCTGAGTCTTCGGACGAAGAGTTAAGTGGCGGGGAGCTGGTGGAAGCTTGTGAAAGTCAAGAATGGCACGGCGGGCGTCGAAGCCAGGACATCAAAGGAATGCTGATGCGCAAATATAGTGGCTACCTCAGCAGTTTAAGAAAAGAATTcttgaagaaaagaaagaatggCAAGCTACCAAAAGATGCGAGGCTCACACTGCTAGATTGGTGGAACAACCATTATAGGTGGCCATATCCTACG GAGGAAGAGAAGCTGAAATTATCACAGATGACAGGACTAGACCAGAAGCAAATCAACAACTGGTTCATCAACCAGAGGAAGCGCCACTGGAAACCGTCGGAAGATATGAAATTCGCTCTAATGGAGGATGTTGCCGGAAGTATCAGAGGAGGACCTCCGTACTTTGATACCGGAGCTGGAACCGGAACTGCTGATGATATTTGA